From Papaver somniferum cultivar HN1 unplaced genomic scaffold, ASM357369v1 unplaced-scaffold_16, whole genome shotgun sequence, a single genomic window includes:
- the LOC113337363 gene encoding prolyl 4-hydroxylase 1-like — MVGERDKSIWLLMWMPPKALPATGSPALVAASTATLELNPNSSSSKSTVSITALQNPSSSLASSSDYNNGTGGVSGFSACETDDEAKMLRIGLVKPEVISWSPRITVLHNFLSSEECDHLMAIGRPRLQRSKVHDMKTGKGIVSDTRTSFETSLSKEESKNLIVQAIEKRISVFSQVPVENGETIRVIRYEKNQYFRLHRDYIIDTVNLQNGGQRIATMLMYLSDDVEGGETYFPMAGTGKCSCGGKMLKGMSVKPIKGDALLFWSVGLDGKEDPKSVHTGCEVLSGEKWSATKLMRQNKYC, encoded by the exons ATGGTTGGAGAAAGGGATAAATCGATTTGGCTGCTTATGTGGATGCCACCTAAAG CTCTTCCGGCTACTGGTTCCCCAGCTCTTGTTGCAGCTTCGACCGCTACCCTAGAACTCAACCCCAACTCGTCATCCTCCAAAAGTACTGTTTCTATCACAGCTCTCCAAAATCCTAGCTCCTCTTTGGCTAGTTCTTCGGATTACAACAATGGTACCGGTGGTG TTTCAGGATTTTCTGCTTGTGAAACTGACGATGAGGCAAAGATGCTCCGCATCGGACTT GTCAAACCTGAGGTAATCAGCTGGTCACCACGGATAACTGTCCTGCATAATTTCTTAAGTTCGGAG GAATGTGATCATCTTATGGCCATTGGTAGGCCTCGGCTCCAGCGTTCTAAGGTACATGACATGAAAACAGGCAAG GGAATTGTGAGTGATACTAGGACAAGTTTCGAAACGTCTTTAAGCAAGGAAGAGAGTAAGAATCTTATTGTACAG GCAATTGAAAAACGAATTTCAGTATTCTCTCAAGTACCAGTTGAAAACGGAGAAACTATTCGAGTTATAAG GTATGAAAAGAATCAGTACTTCAGGCTACATCGCGACTACATTATTGACACTGTGA ATTTG CAAAATGGAGGACAGCGAATAGCAACAATGCTCATGTATTTGAGCGACGATGTGGAAGGAGGTGAAACTTACTTTCCCATG GCTGGAACAGGAAAATGTAGTTGTGGTGGGAAAATGTTAAAAGGGATGTCTGTAAAACCGATTAAAGGAGATGCACTTCTTTTCTGGAGCGTG GGACTTGATGGGAAGGAAGATCCGAAGAGTGTACATACAGGATGCGAAGTCTTATCAGGAGAGAAATGGTCTGCTACGAAATTGATGAGGCAAAATAAATACTGCTAA